A single region of the Mugil cephalus isolate CIBA_MC_2020 chromosome 4, CIBA_Mcephalus_1.1, whole genome shotgun sequence genome encodes:
- the rem1 gene encoding GTP-binding protein REM 1, producing MTLNTQREKEPLRRRGSTPIPPLYQHPSWTRDTTIPRSTQTDPDQPRPQRSHLPLGQSASYHPGDKSLHYLAHWSSDSDDDSQSDSDCVYRVVLLGDHGVGKTSLAGIFAGITEKDEQPGVDTYERTLTVDGEESTLVVMDTWENDRLEGEGESSHDDCLKVGSAYVIVYSVTDRSSFESAAELRITLRRARQSENLPIILVGNKSDLVRSREVAVEEGRACAVVFDCKFIETSASLQHNVAELFEGVIRQIRLRRDGDKAVQRRHSIYKRKEGITQKARRFLDRLVARNNQRMAVKVRSKSCHDLAVL from the exons ATGACCCTCAACActcagagagagaaggagccCCTGCGGCGAAGAGGCAGCACGCCGATTCCTCCCCTGTACCAGCACCCGTCCTGGACCCGGGACACTACGATCCCCCGTAGCACCCAGACCGACCCGGACCAGCCCCGTCCCCAGCGCAGCCACCTTCCTCTAGGACAGTCGGCGTCCTACCACCCCGGGGACAAGTCCCTCCACTACCTTGCCCATTGGAGTTCAGATTCGGATGACGACTCCCAGAGCGACTCGGACTGTGTTTACAGAGTCGTGTTGCTTGGCGACCACGGCGTTGGAAAGACCAGCCTCGCAGGAATCTTTGCTGGAATCACAGAAAAAGATGAGCAACCTGGAG TGGACACGTACGAGCGGACACTGACAGTAGATGGAGAGGAAAGCACACTCGTTGTCATGGATACCTGGGAGAATGACAGACtg gagggggagggagaatCCTCTCATGACGACTGTCTGAAGGTGGGGAGCGCTTACGTCATTGTCTACTCTGTCACTGACCGCTCCAGCTTCGAATCTGCCGCTGAGCTTCGCATCACGCTACGACGCGCCCGCCAGTCTGAAAACCTTCCCATCATCCTTGTGGGAAACAAGAGCGACTTGGTCCGGTCCAGAGAAGTGGCAGTGGAAG AGGGCCGAGCGTGCGCCGTGGTCTTCGACTGTAAGTTCATTGAAACGTCAGCGTCTCTGCAGCACAACGTGGCCGAGCTGTTCGAGGGCGTAATCCGTCAGATCCGCCTCCGTCGGGACGGCGACAAGGCCGTGCAGCGGAGACACTCCATCTACAAACGCAAAGAGGGCATTACCCAGAAGGCCCGGCGCTTCCTGGACCGGCTGGTGGCACGCAACAACCAGCGCATGGCGGTCAAAGTGAGGTCCAAGAGCTGCCACGACCTGGCCGTGCTGTGA